One genomic segment of Flavobacteriales bacterium includes these proteins:
- a CDS encoding sigma-70 family RNA polymerase sigma factor: MPENIALEMTEQQNHEIDAAVKKERKRLFRFIRDRVRNDEEAEDILQDVFFQLVETYRLMKPVEQLTSWLFTVARNKITDGYRKKRPDSLESIAVHRDDDGDSLFLSDLLRGDSEDGESVMTNDLIMEAVMEALDELPDEQREVFVMHELEDKSFNEIAEITGAGVNTLLSRKRYAVLHLRNRLKDLYDEL; encoded by the coding sequence ATGCCGGAAAACATAGCACTGGAAATGACCGAACAGCAAAATCATGAAATTGATGCAGCGGTAAAAAAGGAACGGAAACGATTATTCCGTTTCATTCGCGACCGCGTGCGCAATGATGAAGAAGCTGAAGACATTTTACAAGATGTATTTTTCCAATTGGTAGAGACGTACCGTTTGATGAAACCTGTTGAGCAATTAACCTCCTGGTTGTTTACAGTTGCGCGTAATAAAATCACAGACGGATACCGAAAGAAACGTCCGGATTCGCTCGAAAGCATTGCGGTGCACCGTGATGATGATGGTGATTCTCTTTTTCTTTCGGATTTATTGAGAGGTGATAGTGAAGATGGCGAATCGGTAATGACCAATGATTTAATTATGGAGGCTGTAATGGAAGCATTGGATGAATTGCCTGATGAACAACGAGAGGTTTTTGTTATGCATGAACTCGAGGACAAAAGCTTCAATGAAATTGCAGAAATCACCGGTGCAGGAGTTAATACACTTCTTTCGAGAAAACGATATGCTGTTTTGCATTTACGAAACCGATTGAAGGATTTATATGATGAATTGTAG
- a CDS encoding type I restriction enzyme HsdR N-terminal domain-containing protein translates to MAEEMIYPAYSFKINTEGAKPQIFDEFRKKWVVLSPEEWIRQHVLTYLQKEKGFPAGLTSVEAGIELNGLNRRCDVIYFSKEHQPMMIVECKAPDVVIDQSVFDQVWIYNMKLKVPFLLLTNGKMQVFARVSEGAKPGFMAELPDFETLNSWI, encoded by the coding sequence ATGGCAGAAGAAATGATTTATCCTGCTTATTCCTTCAAAATTAACACAGAAGGAGCTAAGCCACAAATATTTGATGAATTCCGTAAGAAATGGGTTGTGCTGAGTCCCGAAGAATGGATTCGTCAGCATGTTTTAACCTACTTACAAAAGGAAAAAGGTTTCCCTGCGGGATTAACTTCGGTAGAGGCGGGTATTGAATTAAACGGTTTAAATCGCCGTTGCGATGTGATCTATTTTTCGAAGGAGCATCAGCCGATGATGATCGTGGAATGTAAGGCTCCGGATGTAGTGATTGACCAATCTGTTTTTGATCAGGTTTGGATTTATAACATGAAATTAAAAGTGCCCTTTCTTTTGTTAACGAATGGAAAGATGCAGGTATTTGCACGCGTATCGGAAGGCGCAAAACCCGGATTTATGGCGGAATTGCCCGATTTTGAAACGCTAAACTCCTGGATTTAA